One Solibacillus sp. R5-41 DNA segment encodes these proteins:
- a CDS encoding isoprenylcysteine carboxyl methyltransferase family protein — MVFAIIIILIILQRLVELVVAKRNEKTMRAKGAYEVGASHYPYMIMLHSSFFVSLIIEVMYGNAIQTPDYLLLIVFLGLQLMRIWCLMSLGSFWNTKILILPGATLVKKGPYAFIPHPNYVIVCLEILVIPLMFQAYFTALCFTILNAWMLTVRIPIEGKALKEATKSL, encoded by the coding sequence GTGGTATTTGCGATTATTATCATACTCATCATCTTGCAAAGACTAGTCGAACTTGTCGTAGCGAAACGCAATGAAAAAACGATGCGGGCAAAAGGAGCTTACGAGGTAGGGGCTTCTCATTATCCTTACATGATTATGTTGCATAGTAGTTTTTTTGTCAGTCTCATAATTGAAGTGATGTACGGGAACGCAATACAGACGCCGGATTACTTGTTACTAATAGTTTTCCTAGGTTTACAACTGATGCGAATTTGGTGCTTAATGTCTTTAGGGTCATTTTGGAATACGAAAATACTCATTTTACCAGGGGCAACGCTTGTCAAAAAAGGTCCATATGCCTTTATACCTCATCCTAATTACGTCATTGTATGTCTTGAAATTTTAGTGATTCCGCTGATGTTCCAAGCTTATTTTACCGCTCTCTGTTTTACCATCTTAAACGCGTGGATGCTTACGGTTCGGATTCCTATAGAAGGAAAAGCATTAAAAGAAGCGACAAAAAGTTTGTGA